One part of the Glycine max cultivar Williams 82 chromosome 14, Glycine_max_v4.0, whole genome shotgun sequence genome encodes these proteins:
- the LOC100780684 gene encoding UDP-glucuronate:xylan alpha-glucuronosyltransferase 2 — protein MDVLSLQKLVKTAPSKALIIRINLVCLAIFLVVYATLLLRPSSSVYFENAASLVRCSLSECHHKGEKSTTMKAVLEEPQLKSRRAKQNATKIEVPSFFGEMGKGMKIGMVNMQEDDVSEWSTFGETSQVYFERVSHFFNWTDLFPEWIDEEEETDVPSCPEIPMPEFAAYEGMDVIVAKLPCKYPEEGWGRDVLRLQVHLIVANLAVKKGKRDWNWKTKVVLWSKCRPMLELFRCNDLVKQENEWWYYEVDVKRLEQKVSLPVGSCNLALPLWEQGIDKVYDTSNLEQSVQSEARAKREAYVTVLHSSEGYVCGAITLAQTLLQTGTKRDLVLLLDSSISVAKRRALELSGWKIRLITRIRNPRAENGTYNEYNYSKFRLWQLTDYERVIFIDADIIVLRNLDILFHFPQMSATGNDQSIFNSGIMVLEPSNCTFEILMSRRHDVVSYNGGDQGFLNEIFVWWHRLPRRVNYLKNFWANTTIEAGRKNAMFAAEPPKLYAIHYLGLKPWHCYKDYDCNWDVQDQRVYASDVAHRRWWKVHDAMDENLQKLCRLTRQRRMELNWERRKAGKLGLPDMHWKINVTDPRRAGSMLIG, from the exons ATGGATGTTTTGAGTCTTCAAAAGTTGGTGAAGACAGCACCATCTAAAGCATTGATCATCAGAATCAACTTGGTCTGTCTTGCCATCTTTCTCGTTGTTTATGCGACCCTTCTTCTCCGTCCATCTTCCTCTGTCTATTTCGAGAATGCAGCCTCCCTTGTCCGGTGCTCCTTGAGCGAGTGCCATCACAAG GGAGAAAAAAGCACAACGATGAAAGCAGTGCTGGAGGAACCACAGCTGAAATCAAGGAGGGCAAAGCAGAACGCGACTAAGATAGAGGTGCCTAGCTTCTTTGGCGAAATGGGGAAAGGAATGAAGATAGGAATGGTGAACATGCAAGAAGATGATGTGAGTGAATGGAGCACCTTTGGAGAAACAAGCCAAGTTTATTTtgagagggtgtcacatttttTCAATTGGACAGATTTATTTCCCGAATGGATAGATGAAGAGGAAGAGACCGATGTTCCATCGTGCCCCGAGATACCAATGCCGGAATTTGCAGCATATGAAGGCATGGACGTGATCGTGGCCAAGTTACCTTGCAAGTACCCCGAAGAAGGATGGGGAAGAGACGTTTTAAG GTTACAAGTTCATCTCATTGTGGCAAATTTGGCAGTGAAGAAGGGAAAGAGGGATTGGAATTGGAAGACAAAAGTGGTTTTGTGGAGTAAGTGTAGGCCAATGCTGGAGCTGTTTCGGTGCAACGATTTGGTTAAGCAGGAAAACGAGTGGTGGTATTATGAGGTTGATGTAAAGAGGTTGGAGCAGAAGGTTTCTTTGCCTGTTGGGTCCTGCAATTTGGCTCTGCCTCTGTGGGAACAAG GGATCGACAAGGTGTACGACACATCGAACCTAGAACAAAGCGTTCAAAGCGAAGCACGAGCGAAACGTGAGGCCTATGTAACAGTGCTTCACTCCTCGGAAGGCTACGTGTGCGGCGCAATAACATTAGCACAAACCCTCCTCCAAACCGGAACCAAGCGCGACCTGGTGCTCCTCCTAGACAGCTCCATCTCCGTCGCGAAGCGCCGCGCCCTCGAACTCTCCGGATGGAAGATCCGACTCATCACCCGGATCCGAAACCCGCGCGCCGAGAACGGCACTTACAACGAATATAACTACAGCAAGTTTCGGTTATGGCAGCTAACGGATTATGAGAGAGTGATCTTTATCGATGCCGACATCATCGTCCTCCGCAACCTTGATATTCTCTTCCACTTCCCGCAGATGTCCGCTACGGGGAATGACCAGTCCATCTTCAACTCCGGCATCATGGTCCTCGAACCCTCCAACTGCACCTTCGAGATTCTCATGTCGCGTCGCCACGACGTCGTCTCCTATAACGG TGGCGATCAGGGGTTCCTGAACGAGATCTTCGTGTGGTGGCACAGGCTTCCACGGCGGGTGAACTACTTAAAGAACTTCTGGGCCAACACGACGATAGAGGCGGGTAGGAAGAACGCAATGTTTGCGGCGGAGCCGCCGAAGCTCTACGCGATTCACTACCTAGGGCTGAAGCCATGGCATTGTTACAAGGACTACGACTGCAACTGGGACGTGCAGGATCAGAGGGTGTACGCGAGCGACGTCGCGCATCGACGGTGGTGGAAGGTGCACGATGCCATGGACGAGAACTTGCAGAAGCTGTGTAGGTTGACGAGGCAACGAAGGATGGAGTTGAACTGGGAAAGGAGAAAGGCTGGGAAGTTAGGGTTGCCAGATATGCATTGGAAGATCAATGTCACGGATCCTAGAAGAGCTGGCTCAATGTTGATTGGTTAA
- the LOC106795771 gene encoding alpha-amylase: MRQGFNWASSEKAGEWYNFMKTLVPDIADSGVDYFYDPYIEWGLKEPIKKVTEIRKRNGVTATSRVNILAAEADLYMAEIDNKIIVKIGPKMDLVNLLPPNVQVATSGQDYAVWKRK, from the exons ATGAGACAG GGGTTCAACTGGGCATCAAGTGAAAAAGCAGGAGAATGGTACAACTTTATGAAGACCTTGGTCCCTGACATAGCTGATTCTGGAGTTGACTAT TTCTATGATCCCTACATCGAATGGGGGCTAAAGGAACCGATAAAGAAAGTGACAGAAATAAGGAAGAGAAATGGAGTTACGGCCACAAGCAGAGTAAATATTCTGGCAGCTGAGGCTGATCTCTACATGGCTGAAATTGACAACAAGATCATTGTCAAGATTGGACCCAAAATGGATCTTGTCAACCTTCTTCCACCAAATGTTCAGGTTGCTACCAGTGGACAAGACTACGCTGTGTGGAAGAGAAAGTGA
- the LOC100779436 gene encoding protein WEAK CHLOROPLAST MOVEMENT UNDER BLUE LIGHT 1 has product MEDVDDKLPLPEPSSVSAELKPQAETTEENPEVINPPSSQSFVEAPINQINNNNNRMDSGTHLPVTEFSDLGVSLNAFDGTEQNHQGATVADSERGPSEEDIFNRQQDGVSTATASGDVDNPMNLSTSSSERKDLQTSPIELITEPPQIKLTDVPVDNSASTPNITVHVTEQSDQGAMSAESEAGALEDISDRQQHGSDVDNQMELLTSSSEEKELQNDHKELKIDPSQTKDTDVAVGAVGSPAVVAGNGADNQINHLDSPSEKIELQNDHKEQKIKLPQPKIADVSRGAVDSPAGSDDNQTKLSASSSEKIELQNDQTELKRDTSLTNICDIAVGAVDSPTYAKQIAARRGLIDTAAPFESVKQAVSKFGGIVDWKAHRVQTVERRKHVEHELDLVQQEIPECRKKSVVAEQAKTQVLQELDSTKRLIEELKLNLERAQTEERQARQDSELAKLRVEEMEQGIADDSSIAARAQLEVAKARYTSAITELTSVKEELEGLRGEYAALDVEKDEAIKRAEGAVASSKQVEKTVEDLTIELIATKEALEIAHTAHMEAEEHRIGTVMARDQDYLNWEEELKQAEEEIQSLNQKILSAKDLKSKLNMASALLLDLKAELNAYMESIPNHEGDKDGVSKGELEKPEKKTPNEIQEAVASAKKELEEVKLNIEKATTEVNYLKVAAASLKSELENEKSSFASIRQREGMASITVASLEAELDSTRSEMVLVQMKEKEGREKIAELPKKLQQAVEEANQANLLAQAAREELRRIKEEAEQAKAGASTMQSKLLAAQKEIEAARASERLAIAATKALQESESSSRNNNELDSSSWVTLSVEEYYNLSKQAHDAEQQANMRVAAANSEIEIAKESELKTLEKLNDVNREMAARRESLKIAMDKAEKAREGKLGVEQELRKWRAEHEQQRRNAGESGQRGVVKQSSKNPEVSFERHKEANSIDQTRSGPIPARYFSTPKSFSHSNSVASADAKTGKKKKKSFFPWVLMFFGKKKAHSTH; this is encoded by the exons ATGGAGGATGTTGATGACAAGCTGCCACTGCCAGAACCCTCTTCAGTAAGTGCTGAATTGAAGCCACAGGCAGAAACCACTGAAGAAAATCCTGAAGTGATAAACCCACCCAGTAGTCAGTCTTTTGTTGAAGCTCCTATCaaccaaattaataataataataatagaatggATTCTGGCACTCATTTGCCAGTAACCGAGTTCTCTGACTTAGGAGTGTCCCTAAATGCTTTTGATGGAACAGAACAAAACCACCAGGGAGCCACAGTTGCAGATTCTGAACGAGGGCCTTCGGAAGAAGATATCTTTAACAGGCAGCAGGATGGTGTTTCTACTGCCACTGCTAGTGGTGATGTTGATAATCCGATGAATCTCTCAACTTCCTCTTCTGAAAGAAAAGATTTGCAGACCAGCCCCATAGAACTAATAACAGAACCACCTCAAATTAAGCTTACTGATGTTCCCGTAGATAATTCAGCTTCAACTCCAAACATTACAGTTCATGTAACAGAACAAAGTGACCAGGGAGCCATGTCTGCAGAGTCTGAAGCTGGAGCTTTAGAAGATATCTCAGACAGGCAACAGCATGGTAGTGATGTTGATAATCAGATGGAACTCTTGACTTCCTCTTCTGAGGAAAAAGAgttgcagaatgaccataaagAACTAAAGATTGATCCATCTCAAACCAAGGATACAGATGTTGCTGTAGGAGCTGTTGGTTCACCTGCTGTCGTTGCTGGCAATGGTGCTGATAATCAGATAAATCACTTGGATTCCCCTTCTGAAAAAATTGAGCTGCAAAATGACCACAAAGAACAAAAGATAAAACTGCCCCAACCCAAGATTGCTGATGTGTCTAGAGGAGCTGTTGATTCACCTGCTGGCAGTGATGATAATCAAACAAAACTCTCGGCTTCCTCTTCTGAAAAAATAGAGTTGCAGAATGACCAGACGGAACTAAAGAGAGATACATCTCTGACCAATATTTGTGATATTGCTGTGGGAGCTGTTGACTCGCCTACCTATGCAAAGCAGATTGCTGCAAGAAGAGGCCTTATTGATACAGCAGCTCCATTTGAATCTGTCAAGCAAGCTGTTTCCAAGTTTGGAGGCATTGTGGATTGGAAGGCTCATAGAGTCCAGACCGTGGAG AGACGCAAGCATGTAGAACATGAACTTGATTTGGTACAGCAGGAGATCCCGGAGTGCAGAAAAAAATCGGTGGTTGCTGAGCAAGCAAAAACGCAAGTACTGCAGGAGCTGGATAGCACTAAGAGGCTAATAGAAGAACTAAAACTTAACCTAGAGAGGGCGCAAACCGAAGAGCGTCAGGCAAGACAGGACTCAGAACTTGCAAAGCTTAGAGTGGAAGAGATGGAGCAAGGTATTGCAGACGACTCTAGCATTGCAGCCAGGGCACAGCTGGAGGTAGCTAAAGCTAGGTACACATCTGCTATTACAGAGTTAACATCTGTAAAAGAGGAGTTGGAAGGATTGCGCGGGGAATATGCAGCATTAGATGTTGAAAAAGATGAAGCTATTAAGAGAGCTGAAGGCGCTGTTGCTTCATCGAAGCAAGTGGAGAAGACAGTGGAAGACTTGACTATTGAGCTGATTGCCACAAAGGAGGCATTGGAAATTGCGCATACCGCACACATGGAAGCGGAGGAACACAGAATAGGAACAGTCATGGCAAGAGATCAAGACTATCTCAATTGGGAAGAGGAACTTAAACAAGCAGAAGAAGAAATCCAGAGTCTCAACCAGAAAATTTTGTCTGCTAAGGATCTCAAATCTAAATTGAACATGGCCTCCGCTTTGCTGCTTGACTTGAAAGCTGAATTAAATGCTTATATGGAATCAATACCTAACCATGAAGGTGACAAAGACGGAGTCTCAAAAGGAGAGCTAGAGAAACCAGAGAAGAAGACACCCAATGAAATTCAAGAAGCAGTTGCATCAGCCAAAAAGGAACTTGAGGAAGTGAAGCTTAACATAGAGAAAGCTACCACTGAGGTAAATTACTTAAAAGTGGCCGCGGCATCATTAAAATCAGAACTTGAAAATGAGAAATCATCTTTTGCCTCCATCAGGCAAAGAGAGGGAATGGCATCCATTACAGTTGCATCTCTTGAAGCAGAACTGGACAGCACTAGATCAGAAATGGTTTTGGTTCAGATGAAGGAAAAAGAAGGCAGAGAGAAAATCGCTGAGCTACCGAAGAAACTACAGCAAGCAGTTGAAGAGGCTAATCAGGCCAACTTGCTTGCTCAAGCGGCTCGCGAAGAGTTGCGACGAATAAAGGAGGAGGCGGAGCAAGCAAAGGCTGGTGCAAGTACAATGCAAAGCAAATTACTTGCAGCTCAAAAGGAGATTGAGGCCGCCAGGGCTTCTGAAAGGTTGGCAATAGCAGCAACTAAAGCATTGCAAGAGAGTGAATCATCATCTAGGAACAACAATGAATTGGATTCATCCTCTTGGGTGACACTTTCTGTGGAGGAGTACTACAATCTCAGCAAACAAGCACACGACGCAGAACAGCAAGCGAATATGAGGGTTGCAGCTGCTAATTCTGAAATTGAGATAGCTAAGGAGTCTGAATTGAAAACCTTGGAGAAGCTGAATGATGTGAATAGAGAGATGGCTGCTAGAAGGGAATCTCTGAAGATTGCAATGGATAAAGCCGAAAAGGCAAGGGAGGGAAAGTTAGGCGTAGAGCAAGAACTAAGAAAATGGAGGGCTGAACACGAGCAACAGCGAAGAAATGCCGGTGAATCAGGCCAAAGAGGAGTGGTGAAGCAGAGTAGTAAAAATCCTGAGGTTAGTTTTGAAAGACACAAGGAAGCAAATAGCATTGACCAAACTCGTAGTGGACCTATTCCTGCACGTTACTTTTCCACTCCAAAGTCTTTTTCCCATTCAAACAGTGTAGCATCCGCAGATGCAAAAActggaaagaagaagaagaagtcatTTTTCCCATGGGTTTTGATGTTCTTTGGGAAAAAAAAGGCACATTCGACGCATTAA